A portion of the Bubalus kerabau isolate K-KA32 ecotype Philippines breed swamp buffalo chromosome 1, PCC_UOA_SB_1v2, whole genome shotgun sequence genome contains these proteins:
- the LOC129642173 gene encoding olfactory receptor 2L8-like: MENCNQTSTDFILLGLFPSSRFGLFLFILIVLIFLLALFGNLSMILLIFLNIHLHKPMYFLLGQLSLIDLNYISTIVPKMAYNYLFGNKSILFIGCGVQSFFFLTLAGAEALLLASMAYDRYVAICFPLHYSIKITRRVCVLMIIGSWIMGSINSCAHTTYSLHIPYCRSRAINHFFCDVPAMLTLACIDTWVYEYTVFVSTTLFLLCPFIGIVCSYGRVLCVVHHMNSTEGKKKAYSTCSTHLTVVTFYYAPFVYTYLRPRYLRSPTEDKVLAVFYTILTPVLNPVIYSLKNKEVMEALRRAIQRICSVKM, translated from the coding sequence ATGGAAAACTGTAATCAAACATCAACTGATTTCATCTTATTGGGATTGTTTCCCTCATCGAGATTTGgcctgtttctttttattctcattgtTCTCATTTTCCTATTGGCTTTATTTGGGAACCTTTCCATGATCCTTCTTATCTTTCTGAACATCCATCTTCACAAACCCATGTATTTTTTACTTGGTCAACTATCCCTAATTGACCTAAATTACATCTCAACCATTGTCCCAAAAATGGCTTACAATTATCTGTTTggaaataaatcaatattattCATTGGATGTGGGGTACAGAGCTTCTTTTTCTTGACTTTAGCAGGTGCAGAAGCATTGCTCTTGGCCTCTATGGCTTATGATCGGTATGTGGCCATTTGCTTTCCTCTTCACTATTCCATCAAAATCACCAGACGAGTGTGTGTTTTGATGATAATAGGATCTTGGATAATGGGCTCTATCAATTCCTGTGCCCACACCACATATTCCCTCCATATCCCTTATTGCAGATCCAGGGCCATCaatcatttcttctgtgatgtcCCAGCCATGTTGACTCTGGCTTGCATTGACACCTGGGTCTATGAGTACACAGTGTTTGTGAGTACCACCCTCTTCCTTTTGTGCCCTTTCATTGGTATTGTATGTTCCTATGGCCGTGTTCTCTGTGTGGTCCATCACATGAACTCAACAGAAGGGAAGAAGAAGGCCTATTCAACTTGCAGCACCCACCTCACAGTGGTGACTTTCTACTATGCTCCCTTTGTTTACACTTATCTACGCCCAAGATATCTCAGATCTCCAACAGAAGACAAGGTTCTGGCTGTCTTCTACACTATCCTGACCCCAGTGCTCAATCCTGTTATCTATAGCCTGAAAAACAAGGAGGTGATGGAAGCCCTGAGAAGAGCAATTCAGAGAATCTGCTCTGTAAAAATGTAG
- the LOC129627900 gene encoding olfactory receptor 2L13, protein MEKWNQTSNDFVLLGLFLPNQTGRLLLLLIILIFFLASVGNSAMIYLIRLDPRLHTPMYFLLSQLSLMDLMYLSTTVPKMVFNFLSGQKGISYLGCGVQSFFFLTMACSEGLLLASMAYDRYVAICHPLHYCIRMSKRMCMKMIMGSWILGSLNSLAHTVYALHIPYCQSRAIDHFFCDVPAMLPLACMDTWVYEYMVFVSTSLFLLLPFLGITASYGRVLFAVYHMRSKDGRKKAFTTCSTHLTVVTFYYAPFVYTYLRPRNLRSPAEDKILAVFYTILTPMLNPIIYSLRNKEVLGAMTRVFGIFSFTK, encoded by the coding sequence ATGGAGAAATGGAATCAAACTTCCAATGATTTCGTTTTGTTGGGGTTGTTCCTCCCAAATCAAACTGGTCGGCTTCTCCTACTTCTTATCATCCTCATATTCTTTCTAGCCTCTGTGGGTAACTCAGCCATGATTTACCTCATACGTTTGGATCCCCGGCTCCACACACCTATGTACTTTCTCCTCAGCCAGCTCTCCCTCATGGATCTAATGTACCTCTCCACTACCGTCCCCAAGATGGTGTTCAACTTTCTCTCTGGCCAGAAAGGCATCTCCTACCTGGGATGTGGAGTGcaatctttcttcttcctgaccATGGCATGTTCTGAAGGCTTACTCCTGGCCTCAATGGCCTACGATCGTTATGTGGCTATCTGCCACCCCCTGCACTATTGTATCCGCATGAGCAAAAGGATGTGTATGAAGATGATTATGGGATCTTGGATCTTGGGGTCTCTCAACTCCCTGGCACACACAGTCTATGCCCTCCATATTCCTTACTGCCAGTCCAGGGCCATTGATCACTTCTTCTGTGATGTCCCAGCTATGTTGCCTCTGGCCTGTATGGACACCTGGGTCTATGAGTACATGGTTTTTGTGAGCACaagcctctttctcctccttcctttccttggcATCACTGCTTCCTATGGCCGAGTTCTTTTTGCTGTCTACCATATGCGTtcaaaagatggaagaaaaaaggcCTTTACCACCTGTTCAACACATTTAACTGTAGTGACATTTTACTATGCACCTTTTGTCTACACTTATCTTCGGCCCAGGAATCTCCGCTCACCAGCAGAAGATAAAATTTTGGCAGTCTTTTACACTATTCTCACCCCCATGCTCAATCCCATTATCTACAGTCTGAGGAATAAGGAAGTCTTGGGGGCCATGACAAGAGTGTTTGGGATATTCTCTTTTACAAAGTAA